From Jiangella mangrovi:
GACCGGAGTCGACTGGGCGACGCCGCGCGGGTCGAAGCCGACGATGTCGTAGCGCTCGCGCACCTGGTCGGTGACGACGGACCCGGCCAGCTGCGCGTACTCGACGCCGGACGCGCCCGGGCCGCCCGGGTTCACCAGCAGCGAGCCGATGCGGTTGTCGCCGGTGGCCGGTGCCCGCAGCAGCGCCAGCTCGAGGGTGTCGCCGCCGGGGTCGGCGTAGTCGACCGGCACCTTGGCCGTGCTGCACTGGAAGCCCTCGCCGCAGTCGCGCCACTCGAGCGTCTGGGTGTAGAAGGACGCGAGCTCGGGCTCGACGCCCTCGGTGGCATCGGGCGCCGGCGTGGACCGGTCGGGGACGTCGGCGCGCTGCCCCTCGCGCTCGGGCTCGGCCGAGCAACCGGCGGCGGCCACCACGACCAGCGCCACCAGACCGGCCAGGGCACGCATTGTCACAGGTTCTCTCCGTCGTCCTCGTACGCGTCGTCGTCCTCGATGTCGGGCGTACGGCGCGCGCCCTGCGCCACGGCGCCCTCGTAGGCCTGCCGCGAGCCGCAGACGCTCGCCTTGGGGCAGGCGACCCGGCGGCCGGTCTCGCGGTCGCGGACGTACACCGTCTCGGCCGGCACGTTGTAGGCGACGACGGTGCCCTCGACGCCGTCGTCGGTGGTGACGTCGCAGCCGACGGTGGGCACGCTGCGCTTGAAGTCCTGGTACAGCGGGTGCTCGTACTTGAGGCAGCACATGAGCCGCCCGCACGCCCCGGAGATCTTCAGCGGGTTGAGCGGGAGGTCCTGGTCCTTGGCCATGCGCACGCTGACCGGCTCGAAGTCGGTGAGGAACGTGGAGCAGCAGGTGTCGCGGCCGCACGGGCCGATGCCGCCCTGGACCCGGGCTTCGTCGCGCGCGCCGAGCTGGCGCAGGTCGATGCGGGCCCGCAGCGTGCGGGCGAGGTCGCGCACCAGCTCGCGGAAGTCGACGCGGTGCGGCGCGCTGAAGTAGATGGTGACGAGCTGGTCGACGTCCTCGCGGGTGTCGACGTAGTCGACCCCGACGATCTTCATGGGGAGGTCGTGGTGCTTGATCAGCCGTCGGGCGGCCACCCGGACCTCGGCGCGGCGACGGCGGTTGCGCTCTTCGCGCTGCAGGTGCCGGTCGGTGGCCAGGCCGGCGCACACCGGCAGCCCGCCGATGTCCTCGCTGACCCACTGTGGCGCCCACACGCACTCGGCGACCTCGGGACCGTCGTCCGTGGGGACGAGGACCTTGTCGCCGACGCGCGGGGTGTGCTCACCCGGGTCGAGGTAGTAGAGCCTCCCGTACCGGGTGAAGGCCACTGCCATCACCATGCCCACGGACCCACCATAAGCGCTCGGACGATCAGGTTCGGCATCGCGACCGCCGTGCCGCGAACGCGAGGGCGCCGGCACCCCCGGCAGGGGTACCGGCGCCCGTCAGGCCGTGCTCGGCGATGCCCGTCGTCAGGCGGTCCGGCGGCGGACGGCGTACCCGGCGGCGCCGGCCAGCAGGAGCGCACCGGCCGCGAGCATCAGCGTCGTGGCGCTGCCTCCGGTGTCCGGCAGCTCGTCGCCGTCAGCGCCGGACTCGTCCGCACCGTCGTCGCCC
This genomic window contains:
- a CDS encoding PSP1 domain-containing protein, which codes for MVMAVAFTRYGRLYYLDPGEHTPRVGDKVLVPTDDGPEVAECVWAPQWVSEDIGGLPVCAGLATDRHLQREERNRRRRAEVRVAARRLIKHHDLPMKIVGVDYVDTREDVDQLVTIYFSAPHRVDFRELVRDLARTLRARIDLRQLGARDEARVQGGIGPCGRDTCCSTFLTDFEPVSVRMAKDQDLPLNPLKISGACGRLMCCLKYEHPLYQDFKRSVPTVGCDVTTDDGVEGTVVAYNVPAETVYVRDRETGRRVACPKASVCGSRQAYEGAVAQGARRTPDIEDDDAYEDDGENL